A single window of Macaca mulatta isolate MMU2019108-1 chromosome 17, T2T-MMU8v2.0, whole genome shotgun sequence DNA harbors:
- the ATP4B gene encoding potassium-transporting ATPase subunit beta: protein MAALQEKKTCGQRMEEFQHYCWNPDTGQMLGRTLSRWVWISLYYVAFYVVMTGLFALCLYVLMQTVDPYTPDYQDQLRSPGVTLRPDIYGEKGLEIVYNVSDNRTWADLTQTLHTFLAGYSPAAQEDSINCTSEQYFFQESFSAPNHTKFSCKFMADMLQNCSGLADPNFGFEEGKPCFIIKMNRIVKFLPSNGSAPRVDCAFLDQPRELGQPLQVEYYPPNGTFSLHYFPYYGKKAQPHYSNPLVAAKLLNVPWNAEVAIVCKVMAEHVTFDNPHDPYEGKVEFKLKIEK, encoded by the exons ATGGCGGCGCTGCAGGAGAAGAAGACGTGCGGACAGCGCATGGAGGAGTTCCAGCACTACTGCTGGAATCCGGACACGGGGCAGATGCTGGGCCGCACCCTGTCCCGGTGGG TGTGGATCAGCCTGTACTACGTGGCCTTCTACGTGGTGATGACTGGGCTCTTCGCCCTGTGCCTCTACGTGCTGATGCAGACGGTTGACCCGTACACGCCCGACTACCAAGACCAGCTACGGTCACCAG GGGTAACCTTAAGGCCGGATATTTACGGGGAGAAAGGCCTGGAAATTGTCTACAACGTCTCTGATAACAGAACCTGGGCAGACCTCACACAGACTCTCCACACCTTCCTAGCAG GCTACTCTCCAGCAGCCCAGGAGGACAGCATCAACTGCACCTCCGAGCAGTACTTCTTCCAGGAGAGTTTCTCCGCTCCCAACCACACCAAGTTCTCCTGCAAGTTCATGGCAGATATGCTGCAGAACTGCTCAGGCCTGGCGGATCCCAACTTCGGCTTTGAAGAAGGAAAGCCgtgttttattattaaaatgaacaGG ATTGTCAAGTTCCTCCCCAGCAACGGCTCGGCCCCCAGAGTGGACTGCGCCTTCCTG GACCAGCCCCGCGAGCTCGGCCAGCCGCTGCAGGTCGAGTACTACCCTCCCAACGGCACCTTCAGTCTGCACTACTTCCCTTATTACGGGAAAAAAGCCCAG cctcactaCAGCAACCCTCTGGTGGCCGCGAAGCTCCTCAATGTCCCCTGGAACGCTGAGGTCGCCATTGTGTGCAAGGTCATGGCAGAGCACGTGACCTTCGACAATCCTCATGACCCGTATGAAGGGAAAGTGGAGTTCAAACTCAAGATTGAGAAGTGA